One Tenrec ecaudatus isolate mTenEca1 chromosome 12, mTenEca1.hap1, whole genome shotgun sequence DNA segment encodes these proteins:
- the THUMPD1 gene encoding THUMP domain-containing protein 1, with translation MASPVQPSPPPAAGGKRKGKAVYVQAKRARRWDVGKPRQLEPGLQGILITCNMNERKCVEEAYSLLNEYGDDLYGPEKFTDTNQPSSGNEEEDDDVEAALKKEVDDIRASTEMRRRRFQSVESGANNVVFIRTLGIEPEKLVHHILQDMHNTKKKKTRVILRMLPISGTCKAFLEDMKKYAETFLEPWFKAPNKGTFQIVYKSRNNSHMNRDDVIKELAGIVGSLNSENKVDLTNPEYTVVVEIIKAVCCLSVVKDYMLFRKYNLQEVVKSAKDQSQLHQKQAEHAGNGKEAKLESCDKSHPSGLAERNDQQEVLENSEKVVQTKPGSETKENEGGTKPELASQVPEESKSNENDLT, from the exons ATGGCGTCCCCTGTGCAGCCGTCGCCGCCGCCGGCGGCGGGCGGGAAGCGCAAAGGGAAGGCCGTGTACGTGCAGGCTAAGCGGGCTCGGCGCTGGGACGTCGgcaagccccggcagctggagcCTGGCCTGCAGGGCATCCTCATCACCTGTAACATGAACGAGCGCAAATGCGTGGAGGAGGCCTACAGCCTGCTCAACGAATACGGCGACGACCTGTATGGGCCGGAAAAG TTTACAGACACAAATCAGCCGTCTTCTGGAAACGAGGAAGAAGATGACGATGTGGAGGCTGCCTTGAAGAAAGAAGTTGATGACATTAGGGCGTCTACCGAGATGAGGCGACGACGATTCCAGTCTGTGGAGAGTGGCGCGAATAACGTAGTCTTCATCAGAACACTTGGGATAG aaCCTGAGAAGTTGGTGCATCATATTCTCCAGGATATGCACAATaccaagaagaagaaaactcGGGTTATTCTACGAATGCTACCCATCTCTGGCACATGCAAGGCTTTCTtagaagatatgaaaaaatatgcAGAAACATTTTTGGAACCCTGGTTCAAAGCACCAAATAAAGGAACATTTCAGATTGTATACAAATCTCGAAATAACAGTCACATGAATAGAGACGATGTTATCAAGGAATTAGCAG GAATCGTAGGCAGCCTCAATTCAGAAAACAAAGTGGATCTCACGAATCCAGAGTACACAGTGGTGGTAGAAATCATCAAAGCTGTTTGTTGCTTGAGTGTTGTGAAAGATTACATGCTGTTCAGAAAGTATAATCTGCAGGAGGTAGTGAAGAGTGCCAAGGACCAGTCACAGCTTCACCAAAAGCAAGCAGAGCATGCAGGAAATGGGAAAGAAGCAAAATTGGAATCTTGTGACAAATCACATCCAAGTGGCTTAGCAGAAAGAAATGACCAGCAGGAGGTACTAGAGAATAGTGAGAAGGTGGTGCAGACAAAACCAGGGTCTGAGACAAAAGAGAATGAGGGAGGAACTAAACCTGAACTTGCAAGTCAAGTTCCTGAAgaatccaagtcaaatgaaaatgacctCACATAA